The proteins below are encoded in one region of Streptomyces marianii:
- a CDS encoding restriction endonuclease: MTQASRDDGIDAVATNEDRIVGGLCIIQAKRTRNAVPADTVRALAGVMHDKAAAKGIIITTAWLDKVSKDFAYLTGRMDLIDGRGLKALLLEHLGIDALISLPKAPPGW; encoded by the coding sequence GTGACCCAGGCATCCCGCGACGACGGTATCGACGCCGTCGCCACGAACGAGGACCGCATCGTTGGTGGACTGTGCATCATCCAGGCGAAGCGCACCCGCAATGCCGTGCCTGCCGACACCGTGCGCGCTCTCGCTGGCGTCATGCATGACAAAGCCGCAGCGAAGGGCATCATCATCACAACGGCATGGCTTGATAAGGTCAGCAAGGATTTCGCCTACCTCACCGGCCGCATGGATCTCATCGACGGCCGGGGGCTCAAAGCTCTCTTGCTGGAGCACTTGGGGATCGATGCGCTCATCAGTCTGCCGAAGGCCCCGCCTGGGTGGTAG
- a CDS encoding SIR2 family NAD-dependent protein deacylase yields MNRPLLAILSGAGISTDSGIPDYRGPNGLWRRDPEAEKLVTYEYYMGDPEIRRRSWQMRRKNRTLKAEPNAAHLAVAELEKSGIPVRVITQNVDGLHQLAGVPSRKVLELHGTARSVVCTKCHARGPMEDALARVEAGEEDPPCQECGGILKSATVMFGERLDPVVLGEALAISKASQIFIAVGTSLQVQPAAGLAGVAADHGARLIIVNAEPTPYDDRADEVVREPIGSALPELLRRLRRGAAPGERPPGRG; encoded by the coding sequence ATGAACAGGCCACTCCTCGCCATCCTCAGCGGCGCAGGCATCTCTACCGATTCCGGGATCCCTGACTATCGTGGTCCGAACGGGCTGTGGCGGCGCGATCCGGAGGCCGAGAAGCTCGTCACCTACGAGTACTACATGGGCGACCCGGAGATCCGGCGGCGCTCATGGCAGATGCGGCGCAAGAACCGGACGCTGAAGGCCGAGCCGAACGCCGCGCACCTGGCCGTCGCCGAGCTGGAGAAGTCCGGGATCCCCGTACGGGTGATCACGCAGAACGTGGACGGGCTCCATCAACTCGCCGGCGTGCCCAGCCGCAAGGTACTGGAGTTGCACGGCACCGCTCGCAGCGTCGTGTGCACGAAGTGCCATGCCCGCGGGCCGATGGAAGACGCCCTCGCCCGCGTGGAGGCCGGCGAGGAGGACCCTCCCTGCCAAGAATGCGGCGGGATCCTCAAGTCGGCCACCGTGATGTTCGGCGAACGGCTCGACCCCGTTGTCCTCGGCGAGGCACTCGCCATCAGCAAGGCCAGCCAGATCTTCATCGCCGTCGGCACCAGCCTGCAGGTCCAGCCCGCGGCCGGCCTCGCGGGCGTGGCCGCCGACCACGGTGCCCGCCTCATCATCGTAAACGCCGAACCGACGCCCTACGACGACCGCGCCGACGAGGTCGTGCGCGAGCCGATCGGCTCGGCACTGCCGGAGCTGCTGCGGCGCCTGCGCAGAGGGGCGGCCCCCGGTGAACGACCTCCCGGCCGGGGCTGA
- a CDS encoding methylated-DNA--[protein]-cysteine S-methyltransferase translates to MSRTHTVTDSPYGPLTLVATDSVLSGLYMTQQRHRPGEEAFGEPDPRPFREVVRQLDAYFAGELKDFDLPLHLAGTPFQRTVWEQLLLIPYGETRTYGELAGALGNPGASRAVGLANGKNPIGIIVPCHRVIGASGSLTGYGGGLDRKQRLLAFERGVPGDGLF, encoded by the coding sequence ATGAGCCGCACCCACACCGTCACCGACAGCCCGTACGGCCCGCTCACCCTCGTCGCCACCGACTCCGTCCTCAGCGGTCTGTACATGACCCAGCAGCGTCACCGCCCCGGCGAGGAGGCCTTCGGCGAGCCCGATCCCCGGCCCTTCCGCGAGGTGGTCCGCCAGCTCGACGCGTACTTCGCCGGTGAGCTGAAGGACTTCGACCTGCCGCTGCACCTCGCGGGCACGCCCTTCCAGCGCACCGTCTGGGAACAGCTGCTGCTGATCCCGTACGGCGAGACCCGGACCTACGGCGAGCTCGCCGGGGCACTCGGCAACCCCGGTGCCTCCCGCGCCGTCGGCCTCGCCAACGGGAAGAACCCGATCGGGATCATCGTCCCCTGTCACCGGGTGATCGGCGCCTCCGGCAGCCTCACGGGGTACGGCGGTGGGCTGGACCGCAAGCAGCGGCTGCTGGCCTTCGAGCGGGGCGTGCCCGGCGACGGGCTGTTCTGA
- a CDS encoding AlkA N-terminal domain-containing protein codes for MHTDTERCVRAVRSRDARFDGWFFTAVLTTRIYCRPSCPAVPPKAENMTFHPSAAACQQAGFRACKRCRPDTSPGSPEWNARADAVARAMRLIQDGVVDREGVTGLAARLGYSTRQVERQLLAEVGAGPLALARAQRAQTARLLVETTSLPMAEVAFAAGFSSIRTFNDTVREVFALAPGELRTRAATRRGGAPLPAPPGVLTLRLPFRAPLNPDNLFGHLAATAVPGVEEWRDGAYRRTLTLPNGHGIVSLTSRPDHIACRLSLTDHRDLTFAISVCRRLLDLDADPVAVDDQLRTDPLLAPLVDKAPGRRVPRTVDAAEFAVRAVLGQQVSTAAARTHAARLVTAHGVPVQDSEGGLTHLFPAPEALADVAPETLAFPRSRRTTLTTLFGALADGTLRLGPDSDWDEARARLSALPGFGPWTVEAIAMRALGDPDAFPATDLGIRHAAAALGLPPTPAALTRRAAAWRPWRAYAVQYLWATGDHPINRLPT; via the coding sequence ATGCACACCGACACCGAGCGCTGCGTACGGGCCGTACGGTCCCGGGACGCGCGGTTCGACGGGTGGTTCTTCACCGCGGTGCTGACGACCCGGATCTACTGCCGGCCCAGTTGCCCAGCCGTGCCGCCCAAGGCCGAGAACATGACCTTCCACCCCAGCGCGGCCGCCTGCCAGCAGGCCGGGTTCCGGGCCTGCAAGCGGTGCCGCCCGGACACCAGTCCCGGATCGCCGGAGTGGAACGCCCGCGCCGACGCCGTCGCCCGGGCGATGCGCCTGATCCAGGACGGGGTCGTCGACCGGGAGGGCGTGACCGGCCTCGCGGCCCGGCTGGGGTACTCGACGCGGCAGGTCGAGCGGCAGCTGCTCGCCGAGGTCGGCGCGGGTCCGCTGGCGCTGGCCCGGGCCCAGCGCGCACAGACCGCGCGGCTCCTCGTGGAGACGACATCGCTGCCGATGGCCGAGGTGGCGTTCGCCGCCGGCTTCTCGTCGATCCGGACTTTCAACGACACCGTCCGCGAGGTGTTCGCACTCGCCCCCGGCGAGCTGCGGACCCGCGCCGCGACCCGGCGCGGCGGGGCGCCGCTCCCGGCCCCGCCCGGCGTGCTCACGCTCCGGCTCCCGTTCCGAGCCCCCCTCAACCCCGACAACCTCTTCGGGCATCTGGCCGCGACCGCCGTCCCCGGCGTGGAGGAGTGGCGCGACGGTGCCTACCGCCGCACGCTCACGCTCCCGAACGGTCACGGCATCGTCTCCCTGACCTCGCGCCCGGACCATATCGCGTGCCGGCTGTCCCTCACCGACCACCGCGACCTGACCTTCGCCATCAGCGTCTGCCGCCGGCTGCTCGACCTCGACGCCGACCCCGTCGCCGTGGACGACCAGCTCCGCACCGACCCGCTGCTCGCGCCGCTCGTGGACAAGGCGCCGGGGCGGCGCGTGCCGCGCACCGTCGACGCCGCCGAATTCGCGGTGCGGGCCGTCCTCGGCCAGCAGGTCTCCACCGCGGCCGCCCGCACCCACGCCGCCCGGCTGGTCACGGCCCACGGCGTCCCCGTACAGGACTCCGAGGGCGGCCTCACCCACCTCTTCCCCGCTCCCGAGGCCCTGGCCGACGTCGCCCCGGAGACACTCGCGTTCCCGCGCAGCCGGCGCACCACCCTCACCACGCTGTTCGGCGCCCTCGCCGACGGCACGCTCCGCCTCGGCCCCGACAGCGACTGGGACGAGGCCCGGGCGCGGCTCTCCGCGTTGCCCGGTTTCGGCCCCTGGACCGTGGAGGCCATCGCGATGCGGGCGCTCGGCGACCCGGACGCGTTCCCGGCCACCGACCTCGGCATCCGCCACGCCGCAGCCGCGCTCGGGCTGCCCCCGACGCCCGCCGCACTCACCCGCCGCGCCGCCGCCTGGCGGCCCTGGCGCGCCTACGCAGTCCAGTACCTCTGGGCCACCGGCGACCACCCGATCAACCGTCTCCCCACCTGA
- a CDS encoding LCP family protein: protein MRRLTAGLTVLAGLASWPWLGAQTAPAADGPAARDSGRGTNILIVGIDSRTGLSAGEKRRLHVGGEGCDCTDVMMLVHLSEDRRRASVVSIPRDSYVEYAAPEGTTGAAPRGKINGAFKIGRGPLAVRTVEKVTGLSVDHYLETGFTGFEQAVNDLGGATVCSDKPLKDENSGLDITAGTHHLDGNRALGYARARHLDPPGDLGRVRRQQRMLADLLEGLTVRGALADPVKAADTARRLLRSVRTDVGTGMNDLIGIGWTLGRLPADRVEFATVPIAHFDHRVPGVGSTLLWHESRSRALWEALRADRPITGDTRILPVPETRAETNPARITVRVDDAEVATALRRSRFLVTDTSASAPAERPAGPPLITFPDGREADANTLAAALPGARLRAAARADGIFDVTVGSEPIVVKTVTYDRNVAEGAPVTADRLRCAGSPPPAS from the coding sequence ATGCGCCGTCTGACCGCAGGACTCACCGTGCTGGCCGGACTCGCCTCCTGGCCCTGGCTCGGCGCACAGACCGCCCCCGCCGCGGACGGTCCCGCCGCCCGGGACTCCGGCCGTGGCACCAACATCCTGATCGTCGGCATCGACAGCCGCACCGGTCTGTCGGCCGGTGAGAAGCGACGTCTGCACGTCGGCGGCGAAGGATGCGACTGCACCGACGTGATGATGCTCGTTCACCTCTCGGAGGACCGGCGCCGGGCGAGCGTCGTCTCGATCCCCAGGGACAGCTACGTCGAGTACGCCGCTCCCGAGGGCACGACCGGGGCGGCTCCCCGAGGGAAGATCAACGGGGCCTTCAAGATCGGCCGCGGTCCGCTGGCGGTGCGCACCGTCGAGAAGGTGACCGGCCTCAGCGTCGACCACTACCTGGAGACGGGCTTCACCGGATTCGAACAGGCCGTCAACGACCTCGGCGGCGCCACCGTGTGCTCGGACAAGCCGCTCAAGGACGAGAACTCCGGCCTCGACATCACCGCGGGCACCCACCACCTCGACGGGAACAGGGCGCTCGGCTACGCCCGGGCACGGCACCTCGACCCGCCGGGGGACCTCGGCCGGGTCCGCCGCCAGCAGCGCATGCTCGCCGACCTGCTCGAGGGGCTGACCGTCCGCGGTGCGCTGGCCGACCCCGTCAAGGCGGCGGACACGGCACGCCGGCTGCTCAGGTCCGTGCGCACCGACGTCGGTACGGGCATGAACGACCTCATCGGCATCGGCTGGACGCTGGGACGGCTGCCCGCGGACCGCGTGGAGTTCGCCACCGTGCCGATCGCCCACTTCGACCACCGCGTGCCCGGCGTGGGTTCCACGCTCCTCTGGCACGAGTCGCGCTCCCGGGCGCTGTGGGAGGCCCTGCGCGCCGACCGCCCGATCACCGGTGACACCCGGATCCTGCCCGTTCCCGAGACCCGCGCCGAGACAAACCCCGCCCGGATCACGGTGCGCGTCGACGACGCGGAGGTCGCCACGGCGCTGCGGCGCAGCAGGTTCCTGGTGACGGACACCTCGGCGTCCGCCCCCGCCGAGCGGCCCGCGGGCCCGCCGTTGATCACCTTCCCGGACGGGCGCGAAGCCGACGCGAACACGCTCGCCGCCGCCCTCCCCGGGGCCCGACTGCGAGCGGCTGCCCGCGCCGACGGGATCTTCGACGTCACCGTCGGCTCCGAGCCGATCGTGGTCAAGACGGTCACCTACGACCGCAACGTGGCCGAAGGCGCGCCCGTCACCGCGGACCGCCTCCGCTGCGCCGGATCACCGCCCCCGGCATCGTAG
- a CDS encoding O-acetyl-ADP-ribose deacetylase, whose amino-acid sequence MTGHPTIRLVRGDITEQDVDAVVNAANSSLLGGGGVDGAIHRRGGPEILEECRGLRASHYGKGLPTGQAVATTAGRLPARWVVHTVGPVHSRSEDRSGQLASCYRESLRVADELGARTVAFPAISTGIYGWPMDDGARIATETVRNTTTTSVEEVFFVLFDEPAYEAFAAHTG is encoded by the coding sequence ATGACCGGTCACCCCACGATCAGACTCGTTCGCGGTGACATCACCGAGCAGGACGTCGACGCCGTCGTCAACGCCGCGAACTCCTCCCTCCTCGGTGGCGGAGGGGTCGACGGGGCGATCCACCGGCGCGGCGGGCCGGAGATCCTGGAAGAGTGCCGAGGACTGCGGGCCTCCCACTACGGCAAGGGCCTGCCGACCGGCCAGGCGGTCGCGACCACCGCCGGGAGGCTCCCGGCCCGCTGGGTGGTCCACACCGTCGGCCCGGTCCACAGCCGCTCGGAGGACCGCTCCGGGCAGCTGGCCTCCTGCTACCGCGAATCGCTGCGCGTCGCGGACGAACTCGGTGCCCGTACGGTCGCGTTCCCCGCCATCTCCACCGGCATCTACGGCTGGCCCATGGACGACGGCGCCCGGATCGCCACCGAGACGGTCCGGAACACCACGACGACCTCGGTGGAGGAGGTCTTCTTCGTCCTGTTCGACGAACCGGCGTACGAGGCGTTCGCGGCGCACACGGGCTGA
- a CDS encoding phytoene desaturase family protein, giving the protein MPSMLDAVVVGAGPNGLTAAAELARRGFSVSVFEARDAVGGGARTEELTLPGFRHDPCSAVHPLGAGSPAFDAMPLGRYGLEWLQPPLPMAHPFDDGTAAVLSRSVSETAASFGPRDAGAYRRLVAPYLGKWETLVRDFMSLPLSALPRDPLTLARFGLDGLPPSTWLMRRFRDDRARALFAGLVAHVIGPLTGIGTGAVGLVFALAAHAVGWPLPRGGSQSISDALAAYVRDCGGTIHTGTEIKRLDDLPPARAYVFDTSPTALARIAGLGRFYDGYRYGASVFKIDYALDGPVPWTAEAARRAGTVQIGPGSREIDTALRQASGGRAPGTPFLITAQPTLVDPSRAPEGKHVFWAYGHVPNGWEGDLTDAMERQIERFAPGFRDLVLARAVAGPPQLAARNANYVGGDIACGAASGLQLLLRPRRTLFPYRTPHPAVFLCSSATPPGPGVHGMSGHNAAKAVWRHLRGGDR; this is encoded by the coding sequence GTGCCGTCGATGCTTGATGCCGTCGTCGTGGGGGCGGGGCCCAACGGACTGACCGCAGCCGCCGAGTTGGCGCGCCGCGGGTTCTCGGTCTCCGTGTTCGAGGCCCGGGACGCCGTCGGCGGCGGCGCCAGGACCGAGGAGCTCACCCTCCCGGGCTTCCGCCACGACCCCTGCTCGGCGGTGCATCCGCTGGGCGCGGGCTCTCCCGCGTTCGACGCCATGCCCCTCGGGCGGTACGGGCTGGAGTGGCTCCAGCCGCCACTGCCCATGGCCCACCCGTTCGACGACGGCACCGCCGCCGTCCTCTCCCGCTCCGTCTCGGAGACCGCCGCCTCGTTCGGGCCCCGTGACGCGGGGGCGTACCGCCGTCTGGTCGCTCCGTATCTCGGCAAGTGGGAGACCCTCGTCCGGGACTTCATGTCCCTGCCGCTCAGCGCCCTGCCGCGCGATCCGCTCACCCTGGCGCGCTTCGGCCTCGATGGCCTCCCTCCCTCCACATGGCTGATGCGCAGGTTCCGCGACGACCGGGCCCGTGCCCTGTTCGCCGGGCTCGTCGCCCATGTGATCGGCCCGCTGACCGGCATCGGCACGGGCGCCGTCGGCCTCGTCTTCGCGCTCGCCGCGCACGCCGTCGGCTGGCCGCTGCCGCGGGGCGGCTCGCAGTCGATCTCCGACGCCCTCGCCGCGTACGTGCGCGACTGCGGCGGCACGATCCACACCGGGACCGAGATCAAGCGCCTTGACGACCTCCCGCCCGCCCGCGCCTACGTCTTCGACACCTCGCCCACCGCGCTCGCCCGGATCGCGGGCCTGGGCCGGTTCTACGACGGCTACCGGTACGGTGCGAGCGTCTTCAAGATCGATTACGCGCTGGACGGGCCGGTCCCGTGGACCGCAGAGGCAGCGCGCCGCGCCGGCACGGTCCAGATCGGTCCCGGCAGTCGCGAGATCGACACGGCGCTCCGCCAGGCTTCCGGCGGCCGCGCCCCCGGGACACCGTTCCTGATCACCGCGCAGCCCACCCTGGTCGACCCGTCCCGGGCGCCCGAGGGCAAGCACGTCTTCTGGGCCTACGGTCACGTGCCGAACGGCTGGGAGGGCGACCTCACGGACGCGATGGAGCGCCAGATCGAGCGCTTCGCCCCGGGCTTCCGCGACCTGGTGCTCGCCCGCGCCGTCGCCGGTCCGCCGCAACTGGCCGCGCGCAACGCCAACTACGTCGGCGGCGACATCGCGTGTGGAGCGGCGAGCGGCCTCCAACTGCTGCTGCGCCCCAGGCGGACGCTGTTCCCGTACCGGACACCGCACCCCGCGGTCTTCCTGTGCTCGTCCGCGACCCCGCCCGGCCCGGGCGTGCACGGCATGTCCGGTCACAACGCCGCCAAGGCGGTGTGGCGGCATCTGCGCGGCGGCGACCGCTGA
- a CDS encoding nucleotidyltransferase domain-containing protein: MDDVIAAMAARLVGVGGVRAVVLGGSRARGAHRPDSDWDLGIYYRGGVDVPGLTRLARELTGGPVEVAGPGCWGPWVDGGAWLTVDGGGVDWVLRDLDRVARVWADCRAGRYEVGVQAGHPLGFWSPAYAGEIALCRVLADPAGEVTALRAETAAYPEPLREALVGAAWEADFSVAAAAKSAPGGDVLHVGLCLSRAFGVLVQSLHAYHRVWCINEKGALATAAGLPGAPRDLVRRVGTALRGLGPEAVASAAELTAEIRGAVVLP; encoded by the coding sequence ATGGACGATGTGATCGCGGCGATGGCCGCCCGGCTCGTGGGCGTGGGGGGCGTGAGAGCCGTCGTCCTCGGCGGCAGCCGGGCCCGAGGGGCGCACCGGCCCGACTCCGACTGGGACCTGGGCATCTACTACCGCGGCGGTGTCGACGTGCCGGGCCTGACCCGGCTCGCCCGGGAGCTGACCGGCGGGCCCGTGGAGGTCGCAGGGCCCGGCTGCTGGGGGCCGTGGGTGGACGGCGGCGCCTGGCTGACCGTGGACGGGGGCGGCGTCGACTGGGTCCTGCGCGATCTGGACCGGGTGGCGCGGGTCTGGGCGGACTGCCGGGCGGGGCGCTACGAGGTCGGTGTGCAGGCCGGGCACCCGTTGGGGTTCTGGTCGCCCGCGTACGCCGGCGAGATAGCCCTGTGCCGGGTCCTCGCCGACCCCGCGGGTGAGGTGACGGCGCTTCGGGCGGAGACCGCGGCGTACCCGGAACCACTGCGCGAGGCTCTGGTCGGGGCGGCGTGGGAGGCCGACTTCTCGGTGGCCGCGGCGGCGAAGTCCGCGCCGGGCGGGGACGTCCTGCACGTCGGGCTGTGCCTGTCGAGGGCCTTCGGCGTGCTCGTTCAGTCCCTCCATGCGTACCACCGCGTCTGGTGCATCAACGAGAAGGGGGCGCTGGCCACGGCTGCCGGCCTGCCCGGAGCCCCACGGGACCTCGTCCGCCGGGTCGGTACGGCGCTGCGCGGCCTCGGCCCCGAGGCGGTCGCCTCGGCCGCGGAGCTGACGGCGGAGATCCGCGGGGCCGTGGTCCTGCCGTGA
- a CDS encoding inositol monophosphatase family protein has translation MTEEFLSGTTGDPWESANLALVEEAVRKAAAAEIMPRFRQLAVHEIVEKNGPHDLVTVADRRAEEHLTASLTALLPGSVVVGEEAVHADPAVYEALRGDAPVWIVDPVDGTRQFVHGDPGFCTLVALALRGEVLASWTYAPALDEMAVAVRGHGARVDGTGIRSGTPEPGRFLQVAMSHPDFTTPQEKRALLALRAEGVHSRPCGSAGLEYLAVARGELDAVAFSWENAWDHAAGLLLVEEAGGTDLTLTGDRFRVAGGNALPFTAARDAATARFVHELLASGAE, from the coding sequence ATGACCGAAGAGTTTCTGTCCGGGACGACCGGAGACCCCTGGGAGTCCGCGAACCTCGCCCTGGTCGAGGAGGCGGTGCGCAAGGCGGCCGCCGCCGAGATCATGCCGCGCTTCCGCCAGCTCGCCGTCCACGAGATCGTCGAGAAGAACGGCCCGCACGACCTGGTGACCGTCGCCGACCGCAGGGCCGAGGAGCACCTGACGGCGTCCCTGACGGCCCTGCTGCCCGGCTCGGTGGTCGTGGGCGAGGAGGCGGTCCACGCGGACCCGGCGGTGTACGAGGCGCTCCGGGGCGACGCGCCGGTGTGGATCGTCGACCCCGTCGACGGCACCCGTCAGTTCGTCCACGGCGACCCGGGCTTCTGCACGCTTGTCGCGCTGGCCCTGCGCGGCGAGGTGCTGGCGTCGTGGACGTACGCGCCGGCGCTCGACGAGATGGCGGTCGCGGTGCGCGGCCACGGCGCCCGCGTCGACGGCACGGGGATACGGTCGGGCACGCCGGAGCCCGGCCGGTTCCTCCAGGTGGCCATGTCCCACCCGGACTTCACGACGCCCCAGGAGAAGCGGGCCCTCCTCGCCCTCCGTGCCGAGGGCGTCCACTCCCGGCCGTGCGGCTCCGCGGGTCTGGAGTACCTCGCGGTGGCGCGCGGCGAGCTCGACGCCGTCGCCTTCTCCTGGGAGAACGCGTGGGACCACGCGGCGGGTCTGCTGCTCGTGGAGGAGGCAGGCGGCACGGACCTGACGCTGACCGGCGACCGGTTCCGCGTCGCGGGCGGCAACGCGCTGCCCTTCACGGCGGCGCGGGACGCGGCGACGGCTCGATTCGTCCACGAACTCCTCGCCTCCGGCGCGGAGTAG
- a CDS encoding alpha/beta fold hydrolase — MRKIPKSFASRRQAISLTERASAFTHLVSSLEILTTEEDRAAGGFNDWRVVRDHYAHFPAPVRKGLDALGNPAVTRVLHVGRVAAAASLVASKSQGRWRACADAYLALSSVALHPRHMYGTDGSDQLSLLVQFSMTVARAGRGNPRLADACLWFVALQSTLSYAVSGLVKLPGPDWRSGRALPGIMRTQNYGDRDVYGLLRKYPQAAKVLTHGVLALECGFPLVYYRQGRYAPALLAAAGAFHVVNTRVMGLGRFLPAFLSTYPAVLYTVQGPEGRNGSALARGDNTPRLAGGLLGATALAAVGSQWLRRRRVLAGDGSERCFTAPSGNRLAYRLTEPLQESNAARPVLVCLTGLMATNARWTNIRRDLEGDFPVLTYDRAGYGSSSYHQADPYTLRSSVDDLASLVRAVCPGRPVVLVGHSLGGYLALRSLRALPGQAAGVVLLDPSHPGELHRSAAQANGARRLAGRFLTMPTSLRCGLGALLPEPGWLSWLPPDARRRVLDQYRDAGLWQTALREWKATHAEFLNHDGPLPEVSVPLLLIAAGNTHRADGVNAGLHQEIVDSSPQGALLVLDGVGHGELVTGPEPARRVARHVAAFTTSLESEGAV, encoded by the coding sequence ATGAGAAAAATACCCAAATCATTCGCCAGTCGGCGGCAGGCCATTTCCCTCACCGAGCGGGCGAGTGCCTTCACCCATCTTGTGAGCAGCCTGGAAATACTGACGACCGAGGAAGACCGGGCAGCCGGGGGGTTCAACGACTGGCGCGTCGTGCGCGACCACTACGCGCACTTTCCGGCCCCTGTGCGCAAGGGCCTCGACGCGCTCGGAAATCCCGCGGTCACACGTGTACTGCACGTCGGTCGGGTGGCGGCCGCCGCGTCCCTGGTGGCGTCGAAGTCGCAGGGGCGGTGGAGGGCCTGCGCCGACGCCTACCTGGCGCTCAGCTCCGTGGCGCTCCATCCCCGGCACATGTACGGCACCGACGGCTCCGACCAGCTCTCCCTGCTGGTGCAGTTCTCCATGACCGTCGCCAGGGCCGGACGCGGGAACCCGCGCCTGGCCGACGCCTGCCTCTGGTTCGTCGCTCTGCAGTCGACGCTCTCGTACGCCGTGTCCGGACTGGTCAAACTCCCCGGGCCGGACTGGCGCTCGGGGAGGGCGCTGCCGGGCATCATGCGTACCCAGAACTACGGTGACCGGGACGTCTACGGCCTCTTGCGCAAGTACCCGCAGGCTGCGAAGGTCCTGACCCACGGCGTACTGGCGCTGGAATGCGGATTCCCGCTGGTGTACTACCGGCAGGGCAGGTACGCGCCTGCACTCCTGGCCGCGGCCGGCGCGTTCCATGTGGTGAACACCCGCGTGATGGGCCTTGGACGGTTCCTCCCCGCCTTCCTCTCCACCTATCCCGCCGTCCTCTACACCGTCCAAGGCCCCGAAGGTCGGAACGGCTCCGCCCTCGCCCGCGGCGACAACACTCCGCGACTCGCCGGTGGCCTGCTCGGCGCCACGGCCCTCGCCGCGGTCGGCTCCCAGTGGCTCAGGCGCCGCCGTGTCCTGGCCGGCGACGGCAGCGAGCGCTGTTTCACGGCGCCGTCCGGCAACCGCCTCGCCTACCGGCTGACCGAACCGCTCCAGGAGTCGAACGCCGCCCGCCCGGTCCTCGTGTGCCTCACCGGCCTGATGGCCACGAACGCACGCTGGACGAACATCCGGCGCGACCTGGAAGGAGACTTCCCGGTCCTGACGTACGACCGGGCCGGCTACGGCAGCAGCAGCTACCACCAGGCCGACCCCTACACACTGCGCTCCTCCGTCGACGACCTGGCCTCCCTGGTCCGGGCTGTCTGCCCCGGCCGTCCCGTGGTGCTCGTCGGCCACTCACTCGGCGGATACCTGGCCCTGAGGTCCCTCCGCGCGCTCCCCGGCCAGGCCGCCGGCGTGGTGCTGCTGGACCCGAGCCACCCCGGGGAACTCCACCGCTCCGCCGCACAGGCGAACGGTGCGCGACGCCTGGCCGGCCGGTTCCTCACGATGCCGACCTCGCTCCGGTGCGGGCTGGGGGCCCTGCTGCCGGAACCCGGCTGGCTGTCCTGGCTGCCGCCGGATGCCCGACGCCGGGTGCTGGACCAGTACCGCGACGCCGGTCTCTGGCAGACCGCCCTGCGCGAGTGGAAGGCCACCCACGCGGAATTCCTGAACCATGACGGTCCCCTCCCGGAGGTGTCCGTCCCACTGCTTCTGATCGCGGCCGGCAACACCCACCGTGCGGACGGCGTCAACGCCGGGCTCCACCAGGAGATCGTGGACTCCTCCCCGCAGGGCGCCCTCCTGGTTCTCGACGGGGTCGGGCACGGAGAACTGGTGACGGGCCCGGAGCCGGCCCGCAGGGTGGCCCGACACGTCGCGGCCTTCACCACCTCACTCGAATCGGAAGGAGCCGTCTGA